The genome window GAAAGCGGCCTTTTGACCAGGAAATATCCTATCCTCAAGCATTCTATTGAGACAAGGATTTTTCCCGATCGGGAGTCTTCTTTATTGTAAGAAAGTTGATCCCCAGCCTCCCCTCTGCAACCCTAGCCGTATGTATCAGTTCCAGGAAAGAATCTACAATTTCGGCGCCGGCCCCGCGATGCTCCCCAACGAAGTGATGGAAAAAGCAGCGGCGGAGTTCTTGAACTATAAGGGTTCCGGAATGTCGATCATGGAAGTCAGCCACCGGGAACCTCTTTTCGAAGACGTTCTCAAAGAGGCGGAAGTCTTACTACGCAAATTGCTGGACATCGGCAGCGACTACTCGATCGCATTCTTTTCGGGAGGAGCGACGCTGCACTTCTCCGCACTTCCTCTCAATCTTCTCAAGGAAGGGGAAAGTTTCGACATCGCTCACACGGGAATCTGGACGAAAAAAGCTTGGGAAGAAGGTCTCAAGTTCAACGGTGTCAACGTTATCTATGATGCCGCCGAAAATCATTTCACGGACACTCCCGTTTTAACCGACGCGAGTCTTTCCGGAAAAGGGAAGTATCTTCATATCACTTCCAACAATACGATCTATGGGTCTCAATATCCGGAAATCCCTAAGATCAAAAGCATTCCTCTTGTCGCGGACATGACCAGCGAACTTTTGTCCCGCAAAATCGACGTTAAGGATTTCGGAGTGATCTTTGCGGGCGCTCAGAAAAACATCGGACCTTCGGGTCTGAGTTTAATCATCATTCGAAACGATCTTCTCGGAATTTCGGGAAGAAAGATCCCGATCCTTTTGGATTACGCGACGATGGTAAAGAATCAGTCCCTTTACAATACTCCTTCCACGTATTCCATTTATATCGCCAAACTCGTGTTCGAATGGCTATTGAACCGGGGCGGAGTGGAAGCGATCGAAAAAGTCAACGAGCAAAAGGCGAAATCGATCTACGACTTTATCGATTCCTCTTCTCTTTATACTTGTCCGGTTCAAAAGCGGTCCCGCTCCAAGATGAACGCCGTGTTCCTTCTTAAGGATAAGAATCTCGACGCGAAGTTTTTGGACGAGGCGGAAAAGAACGGTCTGCACGGACTCGGAGGACATAGGCTGGTCGGCGGTTTCCGCGCTTCCATTTACAACTCGATGCCTCTTGCGGGAGTGGAAAAACTCGTCTCCTTTATGAAGGAATTCGAATCCAAGGCTTGATGAAACCTTTTTCGTTTCAAAAGATTCTTTTTACGGCGTGTCGAAAAATTCGTTTTCGCTTTCGCAAAAAAAATATGCCGCAAGGTTCCGGCCGGGTTTTAGGTCAGGTTCTTATTTTGACCTGGATCGGAATTTGCGTCTCCATTTCCGCCGGAAACCTTTCCGCATCCGGATTGAATTTTCACACGCAGGTCGGAGTTCAGGAATGTTTTACGAACGAGGCTTCGTCTTCCGAACTTTCCAATCTGTTCAAGTCCGCAATTCCTTTGGATGAAAAGAAAAGGATCGCGGAGACGATCGCATACAAGGAAGGAAAATCCAGATTCCAATCCGTCTCTTGTATCCAAGGAAAGAAATTGACCGAAGAGGATCTTTCCAAACTTCTTTTGGATTGGAGCAATCATCTTACCCTTTACGGGGAATTGAATTCTTATTATGAGAATTACGTTCTTTCGGACGATAAAACGAGGTCCTTGAACTCGATCGAATGGGAACTTCTCACGACACATCTCAAACAAAAGAAAGAACTTTTAATCCGTTTGAACGACGCAACCGGCTTTGCGCTGAAAGGAGAAAAAATCTCGGAAGAAAACTTTTCGATGATCTATCTCTCGCTATTTCTGCTTCAGATCGAATTCTGGGACGCGATGCCGAAAACGTATCGCGATTCTGTACTTTAAAAGCTCTTTCCTGTCCGTTTTAGGAACAACGTTATACGACGACTTTCACGAAATTCGTTTTCTCTCCTTGTTTCGGAATGTTTTAAATGTCGGGAGAATTATTTGCTTGAAACCTGAAGAAAGTCGGGACATAACCAAAATATAGATCATGAAAAAAATCGGAATCGCCTCGGACCACGGAGGCTTTGAGCTCAAGGAATTTCTCCGCAATTCGCTCGCGGGAGAATTAGAAATCGTAGATTACGGAACCAAAGACGAAACGTCCGTAGATTATCCGATCGTCATTTCGGACGCTTGTAAAAAAGTTCTTTCCAAAGACGTGGAAGGATTGATCGCCCTCTGCGGAACCGGAATCGGAGCGTCCATCGCCGCAAACCGTTTGCCCGGAATCAGAGCCGCGCTCTGCCACGATCAGTTCACCGCCGAAATGTCCAAACGCCACAACAACGCAAATGTCCTCGTTTTGGGCGGAAGAATCATCGGTAAAGAACTGGCGCTCAACATCGTTCGCACTTGGGTAAACACTCAATTCGAAGGCGGACGCCACGAAAGAAGAGTCAACCAACTCGAAACCTTAAATTCTTAACACCAACCGGATGGGATCGATTTCAAATTCTAAAATCGGAAGCGCGTTCCCTCCGGCTTTTTCATCCCGCGTTCTCCTTCCGTTCTTTCGTTCAATTCGTTTAACAATTCTCGTTCCGCCAATATTCGTTCTACGTTCCTCTGCTTTACGTTTATCCCTCTTCGTATTTTTCGTTTTGTGTTTCACGGTATCCGTCTTTGCGGAAACCAGGATTCTTTCTTTGGCGGAATTGCAAAAGAACGGATTGGAACTTTCCGGAAAAGACGATCAAAGAAGTCTTAAACTCCAAACGCGAAATCGAAGCGCCGGGTCCGATTTGTATCTGAGTTTCGAATCGGGAGATCCGTCCAGTCTCAAAGATCTATCAGGAAATTATAAAGTTCTAACGTCTTCGTATTTGCCGGATTCCGAAAACGTGTTTCATTCAAAACGAAGCGCCCGGTTTTCCGGAAAACGGACCGGAATCAAAATCGCGCATTCCAACTCGGGTCTTCTGACATCCAAGGATCTCACGGAGGATTTTTATATCGGCTTTAATTTTCTTCCGGGAACCGTTGAGAAAGATGCGACCCTCCTTTCGAGACTCTATGAAACTTCCGGAAGCACTTACGGCTGGGATTTAAAAATTTCGGACGATCGTCTCAAAGCGGGATTCTATTCCTTTTTTGAAACGGAAGAAAAACGTTTTCTATCCCTGCAGCTTACATCGAACGCGACTTTAAAAAAGAATCAATGGAATCGTGTTCTTCTTTATTTCAATCCGTCCGATCGAGAAATCGTATTGTATCTCAACGGAAAAGAAACGGCGCGGGGAAACATTCCCGCAAACAAGAATTTGACTCGGATCGGATTTCATCCGGACGATACGACCTCCTTTCGGATCGCCGGTTCGTATTACGGATGGATGGAGAATTTCTCCGTGTTCAAAGGAAAACCCAATCCGAGTTCGGAAGATTCCTCCTTTCCGGGTCAGGATTTCGATCCCGAAACGCATACGACCGAATCCAAATTCGGAACCGGCATTTCTCCCGTTTACAAAAGCAAATTTTCCAGCTCCTTCTTGGAAGAAGTTCAGTTCAAGGCTGTGGTTCCCTCCTCCACCGCGATGGAACTTTATTTTCGTGTGTCTCCGACTCCGTTCACTCCAACTTCCGAATCGCTCGCATGGATCGCACTCGACTTAAGAAAATTAGAAACTTATAAAATAGATTCTATCGAACCCGATCTCTATAAGATTTCCTTTAAGAACCCGATCCGTAAATTTTTGGGAATTTCCGAAAACAAAGAAGACCTTCTTCCGTTTCGATATTACCAATGGAGAGTCAAATTCAAGGCCGATCCGAGCGGAGCGCAAACGCCGGAACTCAAAAACCTGGCCTTGACCTTCCGCGAAACCAATCCTCCCGTACGGCCGATCGGCTTGAAAGTCGCGGAAAATTCCGTGGATGACGGAGGTCCGAGCGTCTGTCTGACTTGGAAATCCAATCCTGAAAGGGACGTGATCAACGGCGGGGGATATTTTATCCATTACGGAATTCATCCGGATCGAATGGTGGGAATCATACGCGGAACCTTTTCCGAATCGGCGGAAACTCCGAATAGGAAGACGCGCCCGAAACATCCTGCGAGCGATTATTTGGACCCGATCACCGGACTTCCTCCCGGAAAAACTTCGGCAAATATACAAGAATATTATAATAAACTGTCGGCTTGCGTGGACAACCGAACGGTGTCCTTAAACTCGGAAATTCTTTTGGAAAAGAACCAGCTTTTTTTAAAAAAAGGAACGACGTATTTTTTCAGAATCAGCGCTTACAACAAGTTCTACCACTTTCAAACCGGAAAGGATCAGGTTTCTCCTTTAAGCGATCCGGTCGAAGTCTATTTCCTGAGCGAGTAAAATCTGAATCAACTTCTGATCGGGAAGTTTTTTATCCACGGTGATAAAACCGTCCAAATCCTTTTCCACCGCGATCGCGATCTCGTTCCAAATCCATGCGGCGTTTCCGAACTCCTTGGAAAGTTTTTGAGCGAGGGAAAGATTCTCCTGTCTAAAATCCAAAACGCCCAAACAAAGACGTTTGGTTTGGCTCCAGAGAATCTCCCGTTTGATCGGATCGTTCTCCTGTTCCAGCAAAGGAAGAATCGAAACCGTTCCCGTATAAAAAAGATGCTGCTGCTTGATCAGTTTTTCGATCGATTCGACGACGATCGTTTTTAAATCGGAAGGACCGCCGATCAGGGTTTCCAACAAGGACTTGGAGAGATAATATTTCATTCTTCTTTTAAGCGGGAAAGGACGTTCAAAGCTTCGAGTCTTTCGTAAGAATCGGATCGATAGACTTCGTTTCGTAAGGACAAACGAAGCATTTCTCCGGCGGATAGATTTCTTTTTTCGGCTTCGTTTTTCAGAAGTTCGAGTTCTTCTTCCGTCATTAAAAGCTGAAACCGTTTATCGACTCTCGCCATCAGTTCTCTTCTCTCATTTCCTTATCGTTTTTAAGATACAATCGAAAATAAATATCCGCGTCTTTCATCTGACCTAAGGCTTGGTAGATGCTCGCGATATTGTAGTTCGCTTCGTTGAGTCTGAAATCGTATTTGAACGCCTTTTTAAAAATCTGAATCGCTCTATCTTCTCTTCCGGCATACCATTCGCACATGGCCCAAAGAAAATGCCACTTGCCGAGATCTGGATCTCTAGGAGTCGCCTGAGCGAGATATTCCAGAACTTCCTCGAACGTCTTTGCGGCAAGAAGATAGTTTTCCTTGATCTTCTTGAGCTTTTCCATTCTGGAAAAAATATCTTCGGAGTGTCCAGGGATTTCCAGATCTTTGCGATAGAATAATGCTCTCGCATACCAAAGTTTTACGGTGAGATCGGCGGGATTTTTTTCTACGAACTTTTCAAGATACGGAATCGACTCGGTCTCTTCCTGAGCCGCGTTCATCTTAAGAATTCTTTCTTTGACCGCACGGTTCCATTCTTTACGGTTTTCCTCGGTCGCGTTCGAAGGAGAAATAAAGATCGAAAGGAAACTCCAAACGATCACAAATCGAGTGAAAGGGTTCATAAAAAACCGAAAGCTCAGAGATAAGTGAAGAGATTCTTACCGTTCTCGGGATAAACGTCCACGACAAAATCGTAATCGTTTCCCGTTTGATCCATCAAAGAACGAACCTGCTCTTCCAAATCTTTTCTCGTATATAAACCGAACGCGCCGACTCCCGTTCCAAAACACATGTCTTCCGGTCCGATGATTTCCGAAATCTGAGTCATCACTTTTCTACGCAGCGATTCGAGTTTCTTAAAATCCTTTCCGTGAAATTCCACTCGGAACGATTTCGTGATTCCTCGTTCACCGTCGGTGGCGATTCTCATAAGGTGAATCCGAGAGGAAACTACGTCCCTCTTGTCGCGGAATAGTTCTCCCAATATCTTACGATCGTATTCTTCAAACGCGGGAACAACCGGTTCCAAAGAATGAAAGATCAAGTTTTCGATTTCCTGCGCGTTCTCTTCCGTCGGCGGGTCTTTAAAAAACAAAAAGAATCGGAACGGAATTCCGAAGTTGGACAACGGTATCGTAAGAATGGTGATGCAGGATTCCAAATCGATCGGATCGAACTTCTTTCGAAAAAAACGATCCGTCTTTCGTTCCTCGGTGATTCCGATCATGGAATACGTTCCCGATTCTTTTCCGATATATTGATCGTCGTAAAGAAAGATCATGTTCTCGGAGGTGCGGGTCTTGAGTCCGTAGGTTACGAAGGGGCTGTAACTTCCGTTGCGGCGGTCGTAGTAATGGATCGCAAAACCGGAAAGTTTCAAGGATGAAAACACGGACATATAGTATTTTAGAATAAATGAATATTCGGATTCCAATCCGTAGCCGAGTTCGTCCAATACTTCGAGAATTTTTCTTCGATCCCGGATCGGAAGCGAGGCAAGCCATTTCATATAGCCAGGTCCGAGTTCAAGATAATGAGTTCCACGCGCTTCTTCTTCCGATTTGTGCGCGGCTTGTCCGCCGTGAACAACGGTTTCGGCCGAGACGGAAGTTTTCGGTATTTCCTGAATCGGTTCGTTGACCTTGGAAATCAGACTTTGCAACTCCGAGTTGAAAATCTCCGAACGTTTCTTTTCGATTTCCGGCGGAATTACGGGATTGGCTTTGAATTTATCGGGATCGCGTAAAAAGGCGGGAGAAATATATCCTTCTCCCTTTAACTCGAACGGTAGCACGAAGATGGACGGTTCGTTTTCGCGTTTTACTTCCTTCAGATGGATCGGCTGACTTTTTAAATCGAAGTCGACTTCCTCCGAAGTCAAAGTTCGAATTTCTTCCACCTTGTCCTTTTCCGCAAGTTCCAAAGCTTTTTGTTTGGCGAGCTGAAGTCCGTTGACTCCTTTGGAAATCTGTCCTACGATTTCCTGAATCTCCTTCCCCTCGTGATCGGAAAATAGATCCTTCTTGATTCTTAAAATTCGAATCATCAAATCGATGAGAAAGAGAAGAGCGAGAAAGCCGGATAGGAATAAGAACGAAATCCCGTCGCTTCCCGGTTTTAAGATAAGAATTCCTTTGAGGAATCCGTACGAGTTTTCCGGTGTCGCATAATAATATCCGATAAACGGAACCGATCCGATTTGAATCCGATTCACCGCGCTTTTGGATCGGTTGATTCCTCCGATCAACAAGGAGGAAATCTGATCGCCGCTCAAACCTTGCACTTGTTTTCCCGGTTCGACATATCCTCCGAATTTTAAATCGGGGATCAGAATCGATTCGGTTCCCGAAAAGGAAACGCGCAGTAAATCCTCTCTAAGCTGGGCGAGAATCAAACGTTTGTTTTCCACATCGGGAAGACAAAACACGAGCGAAGGTTTCAAAAAGAATAAACGGCTCGCGCCTTCCTTTAATGTTTCCGCAAGTAATTTCCCTTCCGCGTCCTTGCGTGCGGACAATTCGGATTCGGTGACGAATTTTAAACCCGAAACGATCGGAAATTCCAACTGAAGACTTTCCAAATCCGCGGGCGAATTCGCGTTACTGAGTCCCGATTCAAGTCTGTGAAATTCTTCGTTTAAATTCAGGAAGACGGAGTTGATTCTATCTTTGTAATATACTCCTTCCGGAAAATAAGGAACGAGCATGTAATAAAAAAAGCTGAGAATCGAAAGAATCAAAATCGAGATTCTGAGTTTGAGTCCGGTCATGGGGCCTCCCGTTTCAGAAGCAGTAAAATTCTTAGAAATACGTCCCTGACTCTGAGAATCTTTTCTTTCTGATCGAATTCCTTTTCGACGACGATGGAATGAACTAATGTGGAAGCGATGATTCCCAGTCCGCAAGTTCCCAACAAAAA of Leptospira sanjuanensis contains these proteins:
- a CDS encoding glucanase, translated to MGSISNSKIGSAFPPAFSSRVLLPFFRSIRLTILVPPIFVLRSSALRLSLFVFFVLCFTVSVFAETRILSLAELQKNGLELSGKDDQRSLKLQTRNRSAGSDLYLSFESGDPSSLKDLSGNYKVLTSSYLPDSENVFHSKRSARFSGKRTGIKIAHSNSGLLTSKDLTEDFYIGFNFLPGTVEKDATLLSRLYETSGSTYGWDLKISDDRLKAGFYSFFETEEKRFLSLQLTSNATLKKNQWNRVLLYFNPSDREIVLYLNGKETARGNIPANKNLTRIGFHPDDTTSFRIAGSYYGWMENFSVFKGKPNPSSEDSSFPGQDFDPETHTTESKFGTGISPVYKSKFSSSFLEEVQFKAVVPSSTAMELYFRVSPTPFTPTSESLAWIALDLRKLETYKIDSIEPDLYKISFKNPIRKFLGISENKEDLLPFRYYQWRVKFKADPSGAQTPELKNLALTFRETNPPVRPIGLKVAENSVDDGGPSVCLTWKSNPERDVINGGGYFIHYGIHPDRMVGIIRGTFSESAETPNRKTRPKHPASDYLDPITGLPPGKTSANIQEYYNKLSACVDNRTVSLNSEILLEKNQLFLKKGTTYFFRISAYNKFYHFQTGKDQVSPLSDPVEVYFLSE
- the rpiB gene encoding ribose 5-phosphate isomerase B, yielding MKKIGIASDHGGFELKEFLRNSLAGELEIVDYGTKDETSVDYPIVISDACKKVLSKDVEGLIALCGTGIGASIAANRLPGIRAALCHDQFTAEMSKRHNNANVLVLGGRIIGKELALNIVRTWVNTQFEGGRHERRVNQLETLNS
- a CDS encoding CopG family transcriptional regulator, with product MARVDKRFQLLMTEEELELLKNEAEKRNLSAGEMLRLSLRNEVYRSDSYERLEALNVLSRLKEE